In Sphingomonas sp. LR60, the following are encoded in one genomic region:
- a CDS encoding phage portal protein, with translation MGMMDRARAAVRAWRYTSSSDAIVAGDDGLNDTGGMTVLNLLGAGGRGAPMGEHEALSVPAVLRALEVLCGLFAMTPFHYYKLTDQGKVRVDDAPQALLFSTSANSVQPAFLLKELMLGDLLMCGRFGSYIHRDPLYRPMALSRLLPHAIEPVQHWNKADGLEVFYDASLPDGSRERLTRNDLWFVPGFSRDGLLGLDRLKLLSNTFENAASTNEFATRFWNNNAQPSTVLTTKAKVGADEKKQIRADWQQRFAGPRNAGATAVLDQEMKAEFLSHNNKEAQFIESRSFSVVEVARAFGVPPHVLFELARATFSNIEQQSLELYLYTMLGHFGRAQAHMTHQFAEPGHFFEANPDALLKGDIKSRYEAYSIAIDKGILNPDEVRNLENRNKRPGGDEYRVGSGSTLESQQPSKPVDHRPPAPAQPQEDDE, from the coding sequence ATGGGAATGATGGACCGTGCTCGAGCAGCTGTTCGTGCCTGGCGCTATACGAGCAGCTCCGACGCGATCGTCGCCGGCGACGACGGCCTCAATGACACCGGCGGCATGACGGTGCTCAACCTGCTGGGCGCCGGCGGCCGCGGGGCGCCGATGGGCGAGCACGAGGCGCTGAGCGTGCCGGCGGTGCTGCGCGCGCTGGAGGTCCTCTGCGGCCTCTTCGCCATGACGCCGTTCCATTATTACAAGCTGACCGATCAGGGGAAGGTGCGCGTCGACGATGCACCGCAGGCGCTGCTGTTCTCGACCAGCGCCAACTCGGTGCAGCCGGCGTTCCTGCTGAAGGAGCTGATGCTGGGCGACCTGCTGATGTGCGGGCGCTTCGGCAGCTACATTCACCGCGATCCCCTCTATCGGCCGATGGCGCTGTCGCGGCTGCTGCCGCACGCGATCGAGCCGGTCCAGCATTGGAACAAGGCCGACGGGCTCGAGGTCTTCTACGACGCCAGCCTGCCGGACGGCTCGCGCGAGCGGCTGACGCGCAACGACCTGTGGTTCGTGCCCGGCTTCAGCCGCGACGGCCTGCTCGGGCTCGATCGGCTCAAGCTGCTCTCCAACACCTTCGAGAACGCGGCGTCGACCAACGAGTTTGCGACCCGCTTCTGGAACAACAACGCCCAGCCCTCGACCGTGCTGACCACCAAGGCGAAGGTCGGCGCCGACGAAAAGAAGCAGATCCGCGCCGATTGGCAGCAGCGCTTCGCCGGTCCGCGCAACGCCGGCGCGACCGCGGTGCTCGACCAGGAGATGAAGGCCGAGTTCCTCTCGCACAACAACAAGGAGGCGCAGTTCATCGAATCGCGCAGCTTCTCAGTTGTCGAGGTGGCGCGTGCGTTCGGCGTGCCGCCGCATGTGCTCTTCGAGCTGGCGCGCGCGACCTTCTCCAACATCGAGCAGCAGAGCCTCGAGCTCTACCTCTACACCATGCTCGGCCATTTCGGCCGCGCGCAGGCGCACATGACGCATCAGTTCGCTGAGCCGGGGCACTTCTTCGAGGCTAACCCGGATGCGCTGCTGAAGGGCGACATCAAGAGCCGGTACGAGGCCTATTCGATCGCGATCGACAAGGGGATCCTCAACCCGGACGAGGTTCGCAACCTCGAGAACCGCAACAAGCGGCCCGGCGGCGACGAGTACCGCGTCGGATCCGGCTCGACGCTCGAGAGCCAGCAGCCCTCCAAGCCGGTCGACCATCGCCCGCCGGCGCCCGCCCAGCCCCAAGAGGACGACGAATGA
- a CDS encoding S49 family peptidase, with protein sequence MKHHVLAAIRSQPWAIMPGYLEAIEAIALRVLDDPAVMALKGDGHQERQVSAVASMGARAPATRTSMLRDGVGMLPLLGPVFPRANIMTEYSGAASLDVAAADLRALQASPDVRHILMVIDSPGGAVAQVNDFARLVAASPKPVSVHITGLCCSAAYWIGSSAAGGMSLDPTGVVGSIGVLISTSYQVEPDANGRRDLDIASSNAPNKRPDLSSEEGQAQIRQMLDAIEDVFIANVAKGRGVTEAVVRNEFGKGGTLTGKAAKAAGMVDRIEPDGLDGAIRRLAKSGPATPRRTAAANTLALAQIRARS encoded by the coding sequence ATGAAGCACCATGTGCTCGCTGCGATCCGGTCGCAGCCCTGGGCGATCATGCCCGGCTATCTCGAGGCGATCGAGGCGATCGCGCTGCGCGTCCTCGACGATCCGGCGGTGATGGCGCTCAAGGGCGACGGCCACCAGGAGCGCCAGGTCTCGGCAGTCGCCTCCATGGGCGCCCGCGCGCCGGCGACGCGCACCTCGATGCTGCGCGACGGTGTCGGCATGCTCCCGCTGCTGGGCCCGGTCTTTCCGCGCGCCAACATCATGACGGAATATTCCGGCGCGGCATCGCTCGACGTTGCGGCTGCCGATCTGCGCGCGCTGCAGGCCTCGCCTGACGTGCGCCACATCCTCATGGTGATCGACAGCCCGGGCGGCGCGGTTGCGCAGGTGAACGACTTCGCACGCCTGGTCGCGGCCTCGCCGAAGCCGGTGTCGGTTCACATCACCGGCCTGTGCTGCTCGGCTGCCTATTGGATCGGGAGCTCGGCCGCCGGCGGCATGAGCCTCGACCCGACCGGCGTCGTTGGCTCGATCGGCGTGCTGATCTCCACCTCCTACCAGGTCGAGCCGGACGCCAACGGCCGGCGCGACCTCGACATTGCCAGTTCCAACGCGCCGAACAAGCGGCCCGACCTCTCGAGTGAGGAAGGCCAGGCGCAGATCCGCCAGATGCTGGACGCGATCGAGGACGTCTTCATCGCGAACGTGGCGAAGGGCCGCGGCGTGACCGAGGCCGTCGTTCGCAACGAGTTCGGCAAGGGCGGCACCCTGACCGGAAAGGCGGCCAAGGCGGCCGGCATGGTCGACCGCATCGAGCCCGACGGCCTCGATGGGGCGATCCGCCGGCTCGCCAAGTCCGGCCCGGCAACGCCTCGGCGGACGGCCGCGGCGAACACCCTGGCTCTCGCGCAGATCCGCGCGAGAAGCTGA
- a CDS encoding phage major capsid protein has product MRITALKTSLAAVVASMDGILATAANDNTRDLTAEEQTAFDAKAEEAKGLQAKIAREENLLALKSSAAAPVTIPGATNTPGTQPGRVPAAVAEKPEPGAMVGRVALAIAATGGEDQRRMADYSQQVWGDETGQIVANMEQATNTKGGYLVDTAYSRDFIGLLRPRVVIRAAGARSVPMPDGNLTMRKQTGSTNAGYVGERTPAPTTDLTVGTLNMSAKTLRALVPITNQLIRRASYGVDAMVRDDLITSAAIKEDMQFLRGAGSSVAPTGLRSLIVAGNVLTMTANPTLVTVRSDMARLKLKVVNANVPLSKCAYIMSPTVKSFLENITDGNGNKAFPEVAEGRFGTYPIFETTSVPDNLGAGTNESEVYFGDFEQFLIGDTQQVTLAASDSAAYDDNGTMRSAFSNDETVIRLIEEHDTQLRYDAAFAVLTGVTWKP; this is encoded by the coding sequence ATGCGCATCACCGCGCTCAAGACCAGCCTGGCGGCCGTCGTTGCATCGATGGACGGCATTCTGGCGACTGCTGCCAACGACAATACTCGCGACCTCACCGCCGAGGAGCAGACCGCGTTCGACGCCAAGGCGGAGGAAGCCAAGGGCCTGCAGGCGAAGATCGCCCGCGAGGAAAACCTGCTGGCGCTGAAGTCGAGCGCCGCGGCGCCCGTCACGATCCCCGGCGCGACCAACACGCCTGGCACCCAGCCCGGGCGCGTGCCCGCGGCCGTTGCCGAGAAGCCGGAGCCCGGCGCGATGGTCGGCCGTGTGGCGCTCGCGATCGCGGCGACCGGCGGCGAGGACCAGCGCCGCATGGCCGACTATTCGCAGCAGGTCTGGGGTGACGAGACCGGCCAGATCGTCGCGAACATGGAGCAGGCGACCAACACCAAGGGCGGCTACCTGGTCGACACCGCGTACAGCCGCGACTTCATCGGCCTGCTGCGCCCGCGTGTCGTGATCCGCGCCGCCGGCGCGCGCTCGGTCCCGATGCCGGACGGCAACCTGACGATGCGCAAGCAGACCGGCAGCACCAACGCGGGCTATGTCGGCGAGCGCACGCCGGCGCCGACCACCGACCTGACCGTCGGCACGCTCAACATGTCGGCCAAGACGCTGCGCGCGCTGGTGCCGATCACCAACCAGCTGATCCGCCGCGCCTCGTACGGCGTCGACGCCATGGTGCGCGACGACCTGATCACCTCGGCCGCGATCAAGGAGGACATGCAGTTCCTCCGCGGCGCCGGCTCGTCGGTGGCCCCGACCGGCCTGCGCTCGCTGATCGTCGCCGGCAACGTGCTGACGATGACGGCCAACCCAACGCTGGTGACGGTGCGCTCGGACATGGCGCGCCTGAAGCTCAAGGTGGTCAACGCCAACGTGCCGCTGTCGAAGTGCGCGTACATCATGTCGCCGACCGTCAAGTCGTTCCTCGAGAACATCACCGACGGCAACGGCAACAAGGCGTTCCCGGAAGTCGCGGAGGGTCGCTTCGGCACCTACCCGATCTTCGAGACCACGTCGGTGCCGGACAATCTCGGCGCGGGCACGAACGAGTCGGAGGTCTACTTCGGCGACTTCGAGCAGTTCCTGATCGGCGACACCCAGCAGGTGACGCTCGCCGCTTCGGACAGCGCCGCCTACGACGACAACGGGACGATGCGCTCGGCGTTCTCCAACGACGAGACGGTGATCCGCCTCATCGAGGAGCACGACACCCAGCTGCGCTACGACGCCGCCTTCGCGGTGCTCACCGGCGTCACCTGGAAGCCGTAA
- a CDS encoding head-tail connector protein, whose protein sequence is MAGVVGSDGTVLTLAAAREHLRIGSQPLDAGLFAAAEGRIEAFLGRELVGATGWATAEEVPALVIHCVKLALSDLFVNREAPELTDDQLRPMIGRHMVITLG, encoded by the coding sequence ATGGCCGGCGTGGTGGGGAGCGATGGCACCGTGCTGACGCTCGCCGCCGCGCGCGAGCACCTGCGCATCGGCAGCCAGCCGCTGGACGCTGGCCTGTTCGCCGCGGCCGAAGGACGCATCGAAGCGTTTCTCGGCCGCGAGCTGGTCGGTGCTACCGGCTGGGCGACCGCCGAGGAGGTCCCGGCGCTGGTGATCCACTGCGTCAAGCTCGCGCTGTCGGATCTGTTCGTGAACCGCGAAGCGCCCGAGCTTACCGATGACCAGCTGCGCCCGATGATCGGCCGGCACATGGTGATCACGCTCGGATGA
- a CDS encoding head-tail adaptor protein, with amino-acid sequence MIVVRPSELDTPARLERPIADDSFTGAGSGAWALVDEIWIGIRDLLPSRGEQTANGATVATRRSRVRMYFRDDVTPDMRLVTADRTMQLVSEPAMLGRRSGLELMVEDYRPAGNAA; translated from the coding sequence ATGATCGTCGTGCGCCCCAGCGAGCTGGACACGCCGGCGCGGCTCGAGCGGCCGATCGCCGACGATAGCTTCACCGGTGCCGGCTCCGGCGCATGGGCGCTGGTCGACGAGATCTGGATCGGGATCCGCGACCTGTTGCCAAGCCGGGGCGAGCAGACCGCCAATGGCGCTACCGTTGCCACGCGCCGTTCGCGCGTGCGCATGTATTTCCGCGACGACGTGACGCCAGACATGCGGCTGGTGACCGCCGATCGCACGATGCAGCTGGTATCCGAGCCGGCGATGCTCGGCCGGCGCTCCGGCCTCGAGCTCATGGTCGAGGATTACCGCCCGGCCGGGAACGCCGCCTGA
- a CDS encoding HK97 gp10 family phage protein translates to MTVTVKGLDQVQRYIRNAPTRITRVLQGAGRISGKVVGQEAQENAPSDEVEVTVAAKALDGRIKVRIDVAKGWGRSLAIWAEYGTAGHYISVDARQSGGRTARRTNKLERDGVLVINGQPVGKTVWHPGAKQEAFMRPALDKKRAEAIRAGQAFINEQVRKGALAGRPIDEVD, encoded by the coding sequence ATGACCGTGACCGTCAAAGGCTTGGATCAGGTCCAGCGCTATATCAGGAATGCGCCCACCCGCATCACCCGGGTGCTGCAGGGCGCCGGTCGCATTTCAGGCAAGGTGGTCGGCCAAGAGGCGCAGGAAAACGCGCCCTCCGACGAGGTAGAGGTAACCGTCGCCGCCAAGGCCCTCGATGGCCGCATCAAGGTGCGGATCGATGTCGCCAAAGGCTGGGGCCGATCGCTCGCGATCTGGGCCGAATACGGCACCGCGGGCCACTACATCAGCGTCGACGCGCGTCAGTCGGGCGGAAGGACCGCGCGGCGCACCAATAAGCTCGAGCGCGACGGCGTGCTGGTCATCAACGGCCAGCCGGTCGGCAAAACCGTCTGGCACCCGGGCGCGAAGCAGGAAGCCTTTATGCGGCCCGCGCTCGACAAGAAGCGCGCCGAGGCGATCCGTGCCGGGCAGGCCTTCATCAACGAGCAGGTCCGCAAAGGTGCCCTGGCTGGTCGCCCGATCGACGAGGTGGACTGA
- a CDS encoding phage tail length tape measure family protein, which yields MDEDGSPGFGVGFDIDFGDSFGGLKTLDDLIGSTAANAVREFQRIQGAVVSGTDLKRAADEFRSLGRETRSAAQDFARVERETESLVRQLERQNATFGMSRQELQSLKIATAAKAAEDRGMVELVGRLRTEEALLNDQRAKAAAATAAEAQATREAAQAYHMFEAAARKGAEAMREAAAAEKALDAERHAQGIRSAALAYEMFEARARAGARAMREADAEARKLSLEQTAQEARSAALGFQLFETHARQMAQAARDAAQAEATLARETSAVRASLDPMFAAQRRFDDEMDRADRLLAAGAIRQHEYAAETNRAREALAAHARQVAGTGDVVATGSKKFAAGVDEVEKSVRRQGFAVQQLALQSPDIIQGLLTGQKPLTVLIQQGGQLVQVAMMAQGGIRGFAAEIGMFALRFAPLIGLVGAATAGFALFNRWINQGVTNDDLTRNLGKITGGANATKAELFKLKDETVTWADTSKAMFDVVGKDVMAVFVNDVKSMGKDVKTLLDDLTSYGRQALAGLYAGLAGTKSYLGEIEKGGFLGLGKMLVGQGDPKLLEKTYGAAYNAADSYLTKLGGRIRKAAVDNARDRLADKIGFNDPKSPKVDRHAEQLARLAAAEEAQIAGQYKIAAAYRVSGAAALIAEAEVKAETAAILKRGEAEAFISRQIRLAVAQRVADSARSSAAMREQAAQQQLVNDDVAAGVIPAERAAELLKDRMADLPLLAALEAARTIKGKEGTRAVEEANKALADARAARDALTDAERRAALQAAQGGANDRLEQLQEEIRLIGATDAARARSMAILTATQEAARRQWTGPDAAKYIETQAKIAEGEVQRQLLTDALNNSLNHQSELLDGIATNVTNAARGMADAFGDVGRAIGDTAAIFAQFRADQQRLTDVYRQQLKIANQLPAGEAKTAALRRANAQYEVRTATAQIGLYGDMTSAAKGLFDEKSRGYAALMAAEKVYRAFEFAMSVRAMVQDVSETIASVANSGARAAANGAEGVSAQAKLPFPFNLAAMAATAAALVAAGVTIFSSRSSGASAPVTNTGTGTVLGDPAKQSESLKRSVDNLAGIESATSIYTREMLASLRSIEGAIGGVAAQIVRAGDVDASAGVTEGFQKNLIGSVLSKIPLIGGILGGLFGSKTEVTGSGLFAKDQTLESILSRGFDASYYSDVKKTSSFLGIKTGSKTSTQYTGASGELEGQFTLILRQFNDAIASAAGPLGQSTDEIQRRLNGFVLNLGKVDLKGLTGEQIEEKLNAVFGAAADNMAAAAFPGLSRFQKAGEGAFETLTRVASTVEAVTTALDLLGGSSRVLGIDMKVALADQFDSVSDFTGAVQAYADAYYTQEEKQAAQAAQMNRVFASLGLTVPQTLAGFRQLVEAQDLTTAAGRSTYAALLNLAPAFADLKTAMDGAKSAADVLAERQDLERQLLELSGNTAAIRALELAKLDASNRALQEQIWTLQDAQEAVKAAKELSDAWKSVGDTIMDEVNRIRGLNEADTAGGFAAIMSRFNIASNAARGGDQDAAKTLPQLSQALLAAAANAATSKQELDRVKAQTAASLEATYSAISIFAANAGGPGTAANDQLSASSAANEAASASQLSEDTLAETLAQLLEETVGMRRENNAGHAATAGNTGRIAKKWDAVTEASGGDAISMTLAAA from the coding sequence ATGGACGAAGACGGCTCCCCCGGCTTTGGCGTCGGTTTCGACATCGACTTCGGCGACAGCTTCGGCGGGCTCAAGACGCTCGACGATCTGATCGGCTCGACGGCTGCCAACGCGGTGCGCGAATTCCAGCGCATCCAGGGCGCGGTGGTGAGCGGCACCGACCTCAAGCGCGCGGCCGACGAGTTCCGCTCGCTTGGCCGCGAGACCCGCAGCGCCGCGCAGGACTTCGCCCGGGTCGAGCGCGAGACCGAAAGCCTGGTGCGTCAGCTCGAGCGGCAGAACGCCACCTTCGGCATGTCGCGCCAGGAGCTGCAATCGCTCAAGATCGCGACAGCGGCCAAGGCGGCCGAAGACCGCGGCATGGTCGAGCTGGTCGGCCGCCTGCGCACCGAGGAAGCGCTCCTCAACGATCAGCGCGCCAAGGCCGCCGCGGCAACCGCGGCCGAGGCGCAGGCGACGCGCGAGGCAGCGCAGGCCTATCACATGTTCGAGGCGGCCGCCCGGAAGGGCGCCGAGGCGATGCGTGAGGCGGCCGCGGCCGAGAAGGCGTTGGACGCCGAGCGCCATGCGCAGGGGATCCGCTCGGCCGCGCTCGCCTATGAGATGTTCGAGGCCCGGGCCCGGGCAGGCGCGCGGGCGATGCGCGAGGCCGATGCCGAAGCGCGTAAGCTGTCGCTCGAGCAGACCGCCCAGGAGGCGCGCAGCGCTGCGCTCGGCTTCCAGCTCTTCGAGACGCACGCCCGCCAGATGGCGCAGGCCGCGCGCGATGCCGCCCAGGCGGAGGCCACGCTCGCGCGCGAGACTTCCGCGGTTCGTGCGTCGCTCGACCCGATGTTCGCTGCGCAGCGCCGTTTCGACGACGAGATGGATCGCGCCGATCGGCTGCTGGCCGCCGGCGCGATCAGGCAGCACGAATATGCCGCCGAGACGAACCGCGCGCGTGAGGCGCTGGCAGCGCACGCGCGCCAAGTCGCCGGCACCGGCGACGTCGTTGCAACCGGCTCGAAGAAGTTCGCCGCCGGCGTCGACGAGGTCGAGAAGTCGGTTCGTCGGCAGGGCTTCGCCGTCCAGCAGCTCGCGCTGCAGTCGCCCGACATCATCCAGGGCCTGCTCACCGGGCAGAAGCCGCTGACGGTCCTGATCCAGCAGGGCGGCCAGCTCGTGCAGGTGGCAATGATGGCGCAGGGCGGGATCCGCGGCTTTGCCGCCGAGATCGGCATGTTCGCGCTGCGCTTCGCGCCGCTGATCGGCCTCGTCGGCGCCGCGACTGCTGGCTTTGCGCTGTTCAACCGCTGGATCAACCAGGGCGTCACCAACGACGATCTGACCCGTAACCTCGGCAAGATCACCGGCGGCGCGAACGCGACCAAGGCCGAGCTGTTCAAGCTGAAGGACGAGACGGTCACCTGGGCCGACACGTCCAAGGCCATGTTCGATGTGGTTGGCAAGGACGTGATGGCCGTCTTCGTCAACGACGTGAAGTCGATGGGCAAGGACGTGAAGACGCTGCTCGACGATCTCACCTCCTACGGGCGGCAGGCATTGGCAGGCCTGTACGCCGGTCTCGCGGGCACGAAGTCCTATCTCGGCGAGATCGAGAAGGGTGGCTTCCTGGGGCTGGGCAAGATGCTCGTCGGACAGGGCGATCCCAAGCTGCTCGAAAAGACCTATGGCGCTGCGTACAACGCGGCCGATAGCTATCTGACGAAGCTGGGCGGCCGGATCCGCAAGGCGGCCGTTGACAATGCTCGCGACCGGCTCGCCGACAAGATTGGCTTCAATGATCCAAAGTCGCCGAAGGTAGACCGCCACGCCGAGCAGCTCGCGCGCCTGGCCGCGGCCGAAGAGGCGCAGATCGCCGGCCAGTACAAGATCGCGGCTGCGTACCGGGTATCGGGCGCCGCAGCGCTGATCGCCGAGGCCGAGGTGAAGGCTGAGACCGCGGCAATCCTCAAGCGCGGCGAGGCCGAGGCGTTCATCTCGCGCCAGATCCGGCTTGCGGTCGCGCAGCGCGTCGCGGATTCCGCGCGAAGCTCGGCCGCCATGCGGGAGCAGGCCGCGCAGCAGCAGCTGGTCAACGACGACGTTGCCGCCGGCGTCATCCCGGCCGAGCGCGCCGCGGAGCTGCTGAAGGACCGCATGGCGGATCTTCCGCTGCTCGCCGCGCTCGAGGCCGCGCGCACCATCAAGGGCAAGGAGGGCACGCGCGCCGTCGAGGAGGCCAACAAGGCGCTCGCCGACGCTCGCGCGGCACGCGACGCGCTCACCGATGCCGAGCGCCGCGCCGCACTGCAGGCCGCGCAGGGCGGTGCCAACGATCGGCTCGAGCAGCTCCAGGAAGAGATCCGCCTGATCGGTGCGACTGACGCGGCGCGCGCGCGATCGATGGCGATCCTCACCGCGACCCAGGAGGCCGCGCGCCGGCAGTGGACCGGGCCCGATGCGGCGAAATACATCGAGACGCAGGCGAAGATCGCCGAGGGCGAGGTGCAGCGCCAGCTGCTCACCGACGCGCTCAACAACAGCCTCAACCATCAATCCGAGCTGCTCGACGGCATCGCCACCAACGTCACCAACGCTGCGCGCGGCATGGCCGACGCGTTCGGCGACGTCGGGCGTGCGATCGGCGATACCGCCGCGATCTTCGCGCAGTTCCGTGCCGACCAGCAGCGCCTGACCGACGTCTATCGCCAGCAGCTGAAGATCGCGAACCAGCTGCCGGCAGGTGAGGCGAAGACGGCCGCGCTGCGCCGCGCCAACGCGCAGTATGAGGTGCGAACCGCGACCGCCCAGATCGGGCTCTACGGCGACATGACCTCGGCCGCGAAGGGCCTCTTCGATGAGAAGAGCCGCGGCTATGCCGCCCTCATGGCGGCCGAGAAGGTCTACCGCGCCTTCGAGTTCGCCATGTCGGTCCGCGCGATGGTCCAGGACGTCAGCGAGACGATCGCGTCGGTCGCGAACAGCGGCGCCCGTGCTGCGGCGAACGGCGCCGAGGGCGTGTCGGCGCAGGCCAAGCTGCCCTTCCCGTTCAACCTGGCCGCCATGGCAGCGACCGCGGCCGCGCTTGTTGCCGCCGGCGTCACGATCTTCTCGTCGCGCAGCAGCGGCGCGAGCGCGCCGGTGACCAACACCGGCACCGGTACCGTGCTCGGCGATCCCGCCAAGCAGTCGGAGAGCCTCAAGCGCTCGGTCGACAACCTGGCCGGCATCGAATCCGCCACCAGCATCTACACGCGCGAGATGCTGGCTTCGCTGCGCTCGATCGAGGGCGCGATCGGCGGGGTTGCGGCGCAGATCGTACGCGCCGGCGACGTCGACGCGTCGGCCGGCGTGACCGAGGGTTTCCAGAAGAACCTGATCGGCTCTGTGCTCAGCAAGATCCCGCTGATCGGCGGCATCCTGGGCGGGCTGTTCGGCAGCAAGACCGAGGTGACTGGCAGCGGCCTGTTCGCCAAGGATCAGACCCTCGAAAGCATCCTCTCGCGCGGCTTCGACGCGTCCTACTATTCGGACGTCAAGAAGACCTCGAGCTTCCTCGGCATCAAGACGGGGTCGAAGACCTCGACGCAATACACCGGCGCGAGCGGCGAGCTCGAGGGGCAGTTCACACTGATCCTGCGCCAGTTCAACGACGCGATCGCGTCGGCCGCCGGGCCGCTCGGCCAATCGACCGACGAGATCCAGCGCCGGCTTAACGGCTTCGTGCTCAACCTCGGCAAGGTCGATCTCAAGGGCCTGACGGGCGAGCAGATCGAGGAGAAGCTCAACGCCGTGTTCGGCGCCGCGGCCGACAACATGGCCGCGGCCGCGTTCCCGGGCCTGTCGCGCTTCCAGAAGGCCGGCGAGGGTGCATTCGAGACGCTGACGCGCGTCGCCTCGACCGTCGAGGCTGTCACCACCGCGCTCGATCTCCTGGGCGGCAGCAGCCGCGTGCTGGGCATCGACATGAAGGTGGCGCTTGCCGATCAGTTCGACAGCGTCAGCGACTTCACCGGGGCGGTGCAGGCCTATGCCGACGCCTATTACACCCAGGAGGAGAAGCAGGCGGCGCAGGCGGCGCAGATGAACCGCGTGTTCGCGAGCCTCGGCCTGACGGTACCGCAGACGCTCGCCGGCTTCCGCCAGCTCGTCGAGGCGCAGGACCTCACCACCGCGGCCGGGCGCTCGACCTATGCCGCGCTGCTCAACCTGGCGCCGGCGTTCGCAGATCTGAAGACCGCCATGGACGGTGCCAAGAGCGCAGCCGACGTGCTCGCCGAGCGGCAGGATCTCGAGCGCCAGCTGCTCGAGCTGTCGGGCAACACCGCGGCGATCCGCGCGCTCGAGCTCGCCAAGCTCGATGCCAGCAACCGCGCGCTGCAGGAGCAGATCTGGACGCTCCAGGACGCGCAGGAAGCGGTCAAGGCGGCCAAGGAGCTGAGCGACGCGTGGAAGTCGGTCGGCGACACCATCATGGACGAGGTCAACCGGATCCGCGGCTTGAACGAGGCCGACACCGCCGGCGGGTTCGCGGCGATCATGAGCCGCTTCAACATCGCCTCGAACGCTGCGCGAGGCGGCGACCAGGACGCCGCCAAGACCCTGCCGCAGCTATCGCAGGCGCTGCTCGCGGCGGCCGCGAACGCTGCGACCAGCAAGCAGGAGCTCGACCGGGTCAAGGCGCAGACGGCGGCATCGCTCGAGGCGACCTACTCGGCGATCAGCATCTTCGCGGCGAACGCCGGTGGGCCTGGCACGGCCGCGAACGATCAGCTGAGCGCCAGCTCGGCGGCGAATGAGGCGGCGAGCGCATCGCAGCTCTCGGAAGACACGCTGGCCGAGACGCTGGCGCAGCTGCTCGAGGAGACCGTCGGTATGCGTCGCGAGAACAACGCCGGCCATGCCGCCACTGCCGGCAACACCGGTCGCATCGCAAAGAAGTGGGATGCCGTGACCGAGGCCAGCGGCGGCGACGCGATCAGCATGACGCTGGCCGCCGCATGA